Proteins found in one Neomonachus schauinslandi chromosome 1, ASM220157v2, whole genome shotgun sequence genomic segment:
- the TDGF1 gene encoding teratocarcinoma-derived growth factor 1 encodes MDRRKMERFSCSVILIMAISKAFELELVAGLGHRELARREPPLKDDSVRSREEPAIRHRSSQFVPSLGIQDSKELNRTCCLNGGTCMLGSFCACPPSFYGRNCEHDSRKENCESVPHDTWLPKGCSICKCWRGQLHCFRQTFLPGCDGHVMDEHFLVSRTPELTLSSGTTFSLAGVCLALQSYC; translated from the exons ATGGACCGCAGAAAGATGGAGCGCTTCTCTTGCAG TGTGATTCTGATCATGGCCATTTCCAAAGCGTTTGAACTGGAATTGGTTGCTG GCTTGGGCCACCGTGAACTTGCCAGGAGAGAGCCGCCCTTAAAAGATGACAGCGTTCGGTCCCGGGAGGAGCCTGCAATCCGTCACCGGTCTTCCCAGTTTGTGCCGTCCTTAGGAATCCAGGATA GTAAGGAGTTAAACAGAACTTGCTGTCTGAATGGGGGAACCTGCATGCTGGGGTCCTTCTGTGCCTGCCCCCCCTCCTTCTATGGCCGCAACTGTGAGCATGATTCCCGCAAAGA GAACTGTGAGTCCGTGCCCCATGACACCTGGCTGCCCAAGGGATGTTCCATTTGTAAATGCTGGCGCGGCCAGCTTCACTGCTTTCGGCAGACATTCCTACCGGGCTGTG ATGGCCACGTGATGGATGAGCACTTCCTGGTCTCCAGGACTCCTGAATTAACACTGTCTTCCGGCACCACTTTTTCACTAGCTGGCGTCTGCCTCGCTCTACAAAGTtactgttaa